DNA from Planctomycetota bacterium:
GGGCGCAGCATCTGAAGATAGTAAATCGTGACTTCGCTCATGCACTGTTCAACCCGACCGCGATCCGACAACGGGCCCGGCGGGGATCGAACCCGCACGAAAGTTGCCCCCCAAGGATTTTAAGCCCCCTGCCAACGCCGCACAATCAAGCACTTACATCATGGGCGCATCATCGGCCGCGGAATCGACCTTGATCATCCCCGAACCGACCCGCATGCCCGCATGATGCCCAACCGCGCCCCTCGCGCCCCGACATACCGATTGACCGCCATCATTTTGTACGGTATATGTTCGGTATGTCGCTGAGATACCTTTTCGTCGATATGAACTCCTATTTTGCGAGCGTCGAGCAGCAGACGAACCCCGGTCTGCGAGGGCGGCCGGTCGGGATCGTGCCCATGATGACGGACTCGACGTGCTGCATCGCCGCCAGTTACGAGGCCAAGGCGTTCGGCGTCAGCACCGGGACCGGCGTGCGCGAGGCCCGGCGGTTGTGCCCCAAGATCGCACTGGTGGAGGCCCGGCCGCAGGTCTATGTCGAGTATCACCACCGCATCGTCGAAGCGGTCGAATCCTGTCTGCACGTGGATTGCGTCAGCTCGATCGACGAGATGTACGGCCGGCTCATGGGCGTCGAACGCGAACCGCAACAAGCGGCGGCGATCGCGTTCAACGTCAAGGCGGCGATTCGACGCGTCGGCGAAGCCCTGCGATGCTCCATCGGCATCGCGCCCAACGCCTGGCTGGCCAAAGTCGCGTCCGACATGGTGAAGCCCGACGGCATGACGATGATCCTGCCCGATCAGTTGCCCGAAGCGCTGTACCGGCTCAAGCTCACCGACCTGCCCGGCATCGCGACGCGCATGAGCCAGCGGCTGGAGTCGCGGGGTATTCGGCATGTGCATCAGCTATGCGCCGCCGGCGAGGCGGAGTTGGCGGCGGCATGGGGATCGAAGGTGCTCGGGGCGATCTGGTATCAACAGTTGCGGGGCGTCGATCTGCCGTATCGACCGACGCGACGCGGCACCGTCGGTCATTCCCATGTCCTGCCGCCCGATCAGCGAAACGAACGCGACGCCTACCGCGTCACCGTGCGGATGCTGCACAAGGCCGCGCATCGGATGCGCCGGCTGGGCTATCACGCCAGCCGCCTCACCGCACGCGTCAGCTTCATCGGCGGCGGGCGATGGGAGCAATACGCCGGCCTGCCGCAGACCCGCGACACGCTGACCATGATCGCCGTGCTGCAAACGCTCTGGTCGCACAAGCCGATCCGCGAGCCGCTGAAAGTCGGCGTCGAACTGTCGGAACTGACCGCCGACGCCTGCGCCACCCTGCCCCTCTACGCCGCACAAGCCAGGCATGAAATGCTCGGCGACGTGATGGA
Protein-coding regions in this window:
- a CDS encoding DNA polymerase — protein: MFGMSLRYLFVDMNSYFASVEQQTNPGLRGRPVGIVPMMTDSTCCIAASYEAKAFGVSTGTGVREARRLCPKIALVEARPQVYVEYHHRIVEAVESCLHVDCVSSIDEMYGRLMGVEREPQQAAAIAFNVKAAIRRVGEALRCSIGIAPNAWLAKVASDMVKPDGMTMILPDQLPEALYRLKLTDLPGIATRMSQRLESRGIRHVHQLCAAGEAELAAAWGSKVLGAIWYQQLRGVDLPYRPTRRGTVGHSHVLPPDQRNERDAYRVTVRMLHKAAHRMRRLGYHASRLTARVSFIGGGRWEQYAGLPQTRDTLTMIAVLQTLWSHKPIREPLKVGVELSELTADACATLPLYAAQARHEMLGDVMDRINERFGRDAIYSAVMLGVKHAAPTRISFTQIPAADEFG